A part of Aurantimicrobium sp. MWH-Uga1 genomic DNA contains:
- a CDS encoding DedA family protein, protein MLHAAALDSQMSDLLSHVGVVIFYLVVWGLVFAGTGLFVGAFIPFITGDSLLFAAGLITAANENLNIWILALGVGIAAFIGDQVGFILGRHLGRPYLDKKSGPRMKRIIARVEKFYYAYGWWSVVIARFIPWARVFVPWVAGIGNMNYFKFLTSNFVGAVAWGVGLTLVGYFAASIPGVKAAAYVIAGFFILASIIFSIRTWIAERRDRQQDSAN, encoded by the coding sequence ATGCTCCACGCTGCTGCTTTAGATAGCCAAATGAGTGACCTGCTCAGCCACGTCGGAGTGGTCATCTTTTACCTCGTTGTCTGGGGCCTCGTTTTTGCGGGAACTGGTCTCTTCGTGGGAGCATTTATCCCTTTCATTACTGGCGACTCTCTCCTTTTTGCAGCAGGGCTGATCACCGCAGCCAATGAGAATCTCAACATTTGGATTCTTGCTCTGGGTGTGGGAATTGCTGCGTTCATCGGGGATCAGGTGGGCTTTATCTTGGGCAGGCACCTGGGCCGCCCGTATCTGGATAAAAAGAGTGGTCCGCGCATGAAACGCATCATTGCCCGGGTCGAGAAGTTTTACTACGCCTACGGCTGGTGGTCAGTCGTCATTGCCCGATTTATTCCCTGGGCTCGCGTCTTTGTCCCCTGGGTTGCCGGCATTGGCAACATGAACTACTTCAAGTTTTTGACCAGTAATTTTGTGGGCGCTGTTGCCTGGGGTGTTGGACTCACTCTCGTTGGATACTTTGCGGCGAGCATTCCTGGGGTCAAGGCTGCCGCCTATGTGATTGCGGGATTCTTTATTCTTGCTTCCATCATTTTCAGCATTCGCACGTGGATTGCGGAGCGTCGTGACCGCCAACAGGATTCTGCGAATTAG
- the mutM gene encoding bifunctional DNA-formamidopyrimidine glycosylase/DNA-(apurinic or apyrimidinic site) lyase gives MPELPEVEVVRAGLEPALVGARIDSVQVVDPRSLKRHDARRGDFVGMLQGATVLSAERRGKFMWFPLDSGDALVTHLGMSGQVLLRDPAAEPDRHLRIQYGITHPEHGKLLVNFVDQRIFGSMAVDELVEQPSGLVPAQAAHIALDPLDSFFDDELFISRLRKKSTGVKRALLDQTLISGVGNIYADESLWAAKIHGERNADALSKAKAQELLLEVRKVLNKALAEGGTSFDAQYVNVNGQSGYFAHSLNAYGQQGKPCPRCGTPIKKVSFMNRGSHFCPRCQKK, from the coding sequence ATGCCTGAACTTCCCGAAGTTGAGGTTGTGCGCGCTGGTTTAGAACCAGCACTTGTTGGTGCTCGCATTGATTCTGTTCAGGTTGTTGACCCACGATCTCTGAAACGACACGATGCCCGGCGTGGAGATTTCGTGGGTATGTTGCAGGGGGCAACTGTTCTTTCTGCCGAGCGTCGGGGAAAGTTCATGTGGTTTCCTCTGGATTCTGGCGATGCGCTCGTTACGCACCTCGGAATGAGCGGACAAGTTTTACTCCGGGATCCAGCTGCAGAACCTGATCGACATTTGCGTATTCAATATGGAATTACACATCCTGAGCACGGAAAGTTGCTAGTCAACTTTGTTGACCAGCGCATCTTTGGGTCGATGGCCGTAGATGAACTCGTGGAACAACCTTCCGGACTAGTTCCGGCTCAGGCGGCACACATTGCCTTAGACCCACTTGACTCTTTCTTTGATGACGAGTTGTTCATTTCTCGCCTGAGGAAGAAGAGCACAGGGGTTAAGCGTGCATTGCTGGATCAGACTCTCATCAGCGGTGTGGGGAACATCTACGCAGATGAGTCGTTGTGGGCAGCGAAGATTCACGGCGAACGAAATGCCGACGCGTTGAGTAAAGCTAAAGCACAAGAACTGTTGCTCGAGGTCCGAAAGGTTCTAAATAAAGCCTTGGCGGAGGGAGGAACCAGTTTTGACGCCCAGTATGTCAACGTCAACGGCCAATCGGGTTACTTTGCACACAGTTTGAATGCTTACGGACAGCAGGGGAAACCCTGCCCTCGATGTGGTACTCCCATCAAGAAAGTTTCCTTCATGAATCGGGGTTCTCACTTCTGTCCTCGCTGTCAGAAAAAGTAG
- a CDS encoding DUF177 domain-containing protein, producing the protein MSKFVKTPFTIEVHDLMHRPGEHRERELDVVAPEKMGEGIISVPAGENIHLDLRLESLGDGILVTAEIETTAFGECGRCLEPIEEDLELEFQELFAYSVDEAFDYEVHDDHVDLEPLVREAVVLALPFQPVCRPDCAGLDPETGERLAEPLDTTLTKTIDPRWAALSQLTASEDNGGTSTGSQN; encoded by the coding sequence GTGAGCAAATTCGTCAAAACCCCATTCACCATTGAGGTCCATGACCTCATGCACCGCCCCGGTGAGCACCGTGAGCGGGAGCTCGACGTTGTGGCTCCCGAAAAAATGGGCGAAGGAATTATCAGCGTCCCTGCCGGTGAAAATATCCACTTGGACCTGCGTTTGGAATCCCTTGGTGACGGCATTTTGGTCACGGCTGAGATAGAAACAACAGCATTTGGAGAGTGTGGAAGGTGCCTGGAGCCCATCGAGGAAGACCTCGAACTCGAATTTCAGGAACTTTTCGCGTATTCTGTAGACGAAGCATTTGATTATGAGGTTCACGACGACCACGTGGATCTTGAACCTCTAGTCAGGGAAGCGGTCGTGCTCGCACTTCCGTTCCAGCCGGTATGTCGCCCAGACTGTGCTGGTCTCGATCCTGAGACTGGTGAACGTTTGGCCGAACCGCTGGATACCACGCTGACTAAGACGATTGACCCGAGATGGGCTGCGCTTAGCCAGTTGACTGCTTCCGAAGACAACGGTGGCACAAGCACCGGTTCACAGAATTAA
- the rpmF gene encoding 50S ribosomal protein L32, which produces MAVPKRKMSRASTRMRRSQWKAEAATLVKSVDASGKVTYSLPHRAKVVEDSAGTPLFMEYKGRKVADV; this is translated from the coding sequence ATGGCTGTTCCCAAGCGGAAAATGTCGCGAGCAAGCACTCGCATGCGCCGTTCACAGTGGAAGGCTGAAGCCGCCACCCTCGTCAAGAGCGTTGACGCTTCCGGCAAAGTAACCTACAGCCTGCCTCACCGCGCAAAGGTTGTTGAAGACTCTGCTGGCACCCCACTCTTCATGGAGTACAAGGGCCGCAAGGTAGCTGACGTTTAG
- a CDS encoding alanine racemase, whose product MSLDMPETPFIAVDLEILQANISRAAESARQRGYALRPHVKTHKIIEIARMQHAAGVLGITVATIGEAEIFVDAGFTDVFIAYPVWLTPRKAQRLDSLLDRATIRMGIDSVESGQQMKELLGGRAPLIEFMIEVDCGHHRSGIAPEGVTELVSGLLELGLTISGAFTFPGHSYGPGALSPAAQDEARALEQAKSHLEAAGLCENLILSGGSTPSLASADVHVITEQRPGVYVFNDAQQLELGSCDWDHVALTVRATVVSIRGNRVIVDAGGKALAADRAGYATGYGRVLGNPEARIVALSEHHATIEFPKGQVPTRGDVLSVIPNHVCNTVNLADQVYVFDRGELVDTWKVAARGRNS is encoded by the coding sequence ATGAGCCTTGATATGCCTGAGACACCTTTCATAGCTGTTGATCTAGAAATTCTTCAGGCGAATATTTCTCGAGCAGCCGAATCTGCGAGGCAGCGAGGATACGCACTTCGACCCCATGTGAAAACACACAAAATTATTGAGATTGCTCGCATGCAACACGCTGCAGGTGTTTTAGGTATCACCGTTGCAACGATTGGCGAAGCTGAAATATTCGTGGATGCAGGATTCACGGATGTGTTTATTGCCTATCCCGTGTGGCTGACTCCTAGAAAGGCCCAGCGACTGGATTCACTCTTGGATCGTGCGACCATCCGAATGGGTATTGATTCGGTCGAATCAGGCCAACAAATGAAAGAACTTCTTGGCGGACGAGCGCCACTCATCGAGTTCATGATTGAAGTTGACTGTGGTCATCATCGCAGCGGTATCGCTCCTGAGGGGGTCACTGAATTAGTTTCTGGATTGCTCGAACTGGGCCTCACTATTTCTGGAGCCTTTACTTTCCCTGGGCATAGTTATGGGCCGGGGGCACTAAGCCCCGCAGCTCAAGACGAAGCTCGTGCACTGGAGCAAGCCAAATCACATCTTGAGGCAGCGGGGTTATGTGAAAACCTCATCCTCAGTGGAGGCTCCACTCCTTCTCTAGCATCGGCTGATGTTCACGTCATCACAGAACAAAGGCCTGGAGTTTATGTATTCAACGACGCTCAACAGCTTGAACTGGGAAGTTGTGACTGGGATCACGTTGCATTGACTGTTCGAGCCACTGTGGTGAGCATTCGCGGAAATCGGGTCATTGTCGATGCCGGTGGCAAAGCTTTAGCTGCTGACCGTGCAGGGTATGCGACAGGTTACGGGCGAGTCCTGGGTAACCCAGAGGCCAGAATTGTGGCGCTGTCAGAACATCACGCCACGATTGAATTTCCGAAGGGGCAGGTGCCAACTCGAGGCGATGTTCTTTCCGTGATTCCTAACCACGTCTGTAATACCGTGAATCTTGCTGATCAGGTGTATGTCTTTGATCGCGGTGAACTTGTGGACACGTGGAAAGTTGCTGCTCGGGGAAGAAATTCATAA
- the rnc gene encoding ribonuclease III, whose protein sequence is MSSPASGHLTDISGLSSSLGIPLDGELYELALTHRSFAYEHGGIAHNERLEFLGDAVLGQAVTVMLYRTHPDLVEGELAKRRASLVSTIALAEVARSINLGNYIRLGNGEELTGGRNKDSILADTVEALFGAAYLTEGPEAANDLVLRLIEPLLKNPERFGAAMDPKTSLQEIAAKLGSDVPQYSVEADGPDHARVFTATVVVGTLVEATGTGTSKKHAEMAAALSAWATLSENAS, encoded by the coding sequence ATGAGCTCTCCTGCTTCTGGTCATCTGACCGATATCTCGGGTCTCTCGAGTTCTCTTGGCATACCCCTTGACGGGGAGCTCTATGAGCTTGCCTTGACGCATCGTTCTTTTGCGTATGAGCACGGGGGCATCGCCCACAACGAACGTTTAGAGTTCCTCGGTGATGCAGTATTAGGGCAAGCCGTTACCGTGATGCTGTATCGCACTCACCCTGATTTAGTTGAAGGGGAGTTGGCGAAGAGACGAGCATCACTGGTTTCTACGATTGCACTTGCAGAGGTTGCTCGCAGCATTAATCTTGGCAACTACATTCGCTTAGGCAACGGCGAAGAACTCACGGGTGGACGCAACAAAGATTCCATCCTGGCAGACACCGTTGAAGCACTATTTGGTGCCGCCTATCTCACTGAAGGCCCCGAGGCTGCGAATGATCTTGTTCTGAGGTTGATTGAACCACTACTGAAGAATCCAGAACGTTTTGGTGCCGCTATGGACCCCAAAACCAGTCTGCAAGAAATTGCTGCCAAGCTCGGTTCCGATGTTCCCCAGTACTCGGTCGAGGCCGATGGCCCAGATCACGCTCGTGTCTTCACTGCAACCGTTGTAGTCGGCACGCTGGTCGAGGCGACAGGAACGGGAACAAGTAAGAAGCATGCGGAGATGGCGGCAGCACTAAGTGCATGGGCCACTCTGAGCGAGAACGCCTCCTGA
- a CDS encoding IclR family transcriptional regulator, with the protein MSPARTTAGAPISSIGRGIAVLGCFNERRRALTLSELSEKSLLPMSSTHRVVAELVAGGFLVRGSDRRYRIGTRVWSIGQLAPVSDQLRHRALPTLARLYEETGENITLAVLDRGQALYVDRIGGERSVHTASRAGGHLPLHTTGVGKVLLAWQSNEAIEKYLSRPLTRTTPYSIVDPVKLKAELVETKNRGYAIARQESTAGNGSVAVPILRGGRCVAALGIVAHLTHMDIPRLVEVLQQASDSIRKELEDDH; encoded by the coding sequence ATGAGTCCAGCACGTACAACTGCCGGTGCACCAATCTCTTCTATTGGTCGCGGTATCGCTGTTCTGGGGTGTTTCAACGAGCGTCGTCGCGCGCTGACACTGTCGGAACTGTCCGAAAAATCTCTTCTACCGATGTCCTCTACACACCGCGTGGTGGCAGAACTCGTCGCCGGTGGATTCCTCGTTCGAGGATCAGACCGTCGCTACCGCATTGGAACACGCGTGTGGTCCATAGGCCAGCTTGCACCGGTGAGTGATCAGCTGCGTCATCGCGCACTTCCCACGTTGGCTCGTCTCTATGAAGAAACGGGAGAAAACATTACATTGGCTGTGCTTGACCGAGGCCAGGCACTCTACGTTGACCGTATTGGTGGAGAACGCTCAGTGCACACCGCCTCGCGTGCTGGTGGTCACCTTCCACTCCACACCACCGGTGTGGGCAAAGTGTTATTGGCATGGCAAAGCAATGAAGCTATTGAAAAATACCTCAGCAGGCCGCTGACTCGCACCACTCCCTACTCGATCGTGGATCCGGTCAAACTCAAGGCAGAACTGGTTGAAACCAAAAACCGTGGTTATGCCATTGCGCGCCAAGAAAGCACCGCAGGCAATGGTTCCGTTGCTGTTCCCATCTTGCGCGGTGGGCGGTGCGTCGCTGCTTTGGGTATCGTTGCCCACCTGACCCACATGGATATTCCTCGTTTAGTAGAGGTGCTGCAACAGGCTTCTGATTCGATTCGGAAAGAACTCGAAGACGACCACTAA